One genomic region from Verrucomicrobiota bacterium encodes:
- a CDS encoding methyltransferase domain-containing protein: MDDKKKPPSRPQPKAKNGRGPGKTLGPVPDLEVHVPSDWWSRIFNSMYLKTDADVVHDARITRAEVDVIADTLKLSPDDKVFDLCCGQGRHVLELARRGFKSVEGLDRSHYLVTKARETAKNEGLTVRFKEGDARKLPYRTDKFDVVLILGNSFGYFDTLNDDLQVLREVRRVLKPWGRLLVDVAHGDWLREHFQARSWEWLSNKLFVCRERSLSRDGDRLVSREVITHVEKGVIADQFYAERLYSIESLSKLLTGVGFSNVTAVQEIASESARAQDLGMMERRILVTAQVKKEWAPQRRKPKPEERHVVVLQGDPRKPDPLKPRQVFDDDDLYTIDQMKDALRQVSGYRFTFLDNHDTLIQDLAKLVGKADLVLNLCDEGFTNNPRLELHVPSVLEMLGLPYTGGGPQCLAFCYDKSLVRGAAKEMGIPVPEAMFVRPEDTRFELPFDFPVIVKPDLGDSSFGITQHSVAYTAEELLNAIQIVRQQFGYEKPLLVEEFLTGKDLSVGIIGTPPSSYFVLPITEEDYSSVPPELPRICGYEAKWDPDSPYWGIKSLRAELPPDTEKAIVEWCVALSERLECRDYARFDWRLDAAGTPKLLEVNPNPGWCWDGHLAKMAAHAGISYSEMLGAILRAAEDRITAEQADAQRARGESDTVATATEPPNGGGEPQTTEAMRPTAG; encoded by the coding sequence ATGGACGACAAGAAGAAGCCTCCAAGTAGACCGCAACCGAAAGCCAAGAACGGCCGCGGCCCGGGCAAGACGCTCGGCCCCGTCCCCGACCTCGAAGTGCACGTTCCTTCCGACTGGTGGTCGCGCATCTTCAACTCGATGTACCTCAAGACCGATGCCGACGTCGTGCACGACGCGCGGATCACGCGCGCCGAAGTCGACGTGATCGCCGACACGCTCAAGCTCTCGCCCGACGACAAGGTGTTCGATCTGTGCTGCGGCCAGGGCCGCCATGTGCTCGAGTTGGCGCGGCGCGGGTTCAAGTCCGTTGAAGGGCTGGACCGCTCGCACTATCTGGTCACGAAGGCGCGCGAGACCGCGAAGAACGAGGGGCTTACCGTGCGGTTCAAGGAGGGCGACGCGCGCAAGCTGCCGTACCGGACCGACAAGTTCGACGTCGTCCTTATCCTCGGCAACAGCTTCGGCTACTTCGATACGCTCAACGACGACCTCCAGGTGCTCCGCGAGGTGCGGCGCGTGCTCAAGCCGTGGGGGCGGCTGCTCGTCGACGTGGCGCATGGCGATTGGCTGCGCGAGCACTTCCAGGCGCGCTCGTGGGAATGGCTGAGCAACAAGCTGTTTGTGTGCCGCGAGCGTTCGCTGTCGCGCGACGGCGACCGGCTCGTCTCGCGCGAGGTCATCACGCACGTCGAGAAAGGCGTGATCGCCGATCAGTTCTACGCCGAGCGCCTCTACTCGATCGAGAGTTTGTCCAAGCTGCTGACCGGCGTCGGCTTCAGCAACGTGACCGCCGTGCAGGAGATCGCCTCGGAGTCGGCGCGCGCGCAGGACCTCGGCATGATGGAGCGGCGCATCCTGGTGACGGCGCAGGTCAAGAAGGAGTGGGCGCCCCAACGCCGCAAGCCCAAGCCGGAGGAGCGCCACGTCGTCGTCCTCCAGGGCGACCCGCGCAAACCCGACCCGCTCAAGCCGCGGCAGGTGTTCGACGACGACGATCTCTACACGATCGACCAGATGAAGGACGCGCTGCGCCAAGTCAGCGGGTATCGCTTCACGTTCCTCGACAATCACGACACGTTGATCCAGGACCTGGCCAAGCTCGTCGGCAAGGCGGACCTCGTGCTCAACCTGTGCGACGAGGGGTTCACCAACAACCCGCGGCTCGAACTGCACGTGCCGTCGGTGCTCGAGATGCTCGGGTTGCCGTACACGGGCGGCGGGCCGCAGTGCCTCGCGTTCTGCTACGACAAGTCGCTCGTGCGCGGCGCGGCCAAGGAGATGGGGATCCCCGTGCCCGAGGCGATGTTCGTCCGGCCGGAGGACACGCGGTTCGAGCTGCCGTTCGACTTCCCCGTCATCGTCAAGCCCGACTTGGGGGATTCGAGCTTCGGGATCACGCAGCACAGTGTTGCCTACACGGCTGAGGAGCTGCTCAACGCGATCCAGATCGTGCGCCAGCAGTTCGGCTACGAGAAGCCGCTGCTCGTCGAGGAGTTCCTGACCGGCAAGGACCTGAGCGTCGGCATCATCGGCACGCCGCCAAGCTCGTACTTCGTCCTGCCGATCACCGAGGAGGACTACTCGAGCGTACCGCCCGAGCTGCCGCGCATCTGCGGGTACGAGGCGAAGTGGGACCCCGACTCGCCGTACTGGGGCATCAAGTCGCTCCGCGCCGAGTTGCCGCCCGATACGGAGAAGGCCATCGTCGAATGGTGCGTGGCGCTGTCCGAGCGGCTCGAGTGCCGCGACTACGCGCGGTTCGACTGGCGGCTCGACGCGGCGGGCACGCCCAAGCTGCTCGAGGTCAATCCGAATCCCGGCTGGTGCTGGGACGGCCACCTGGCCAAGATGGCCGCCCACGCCGGCATCTCGTATTCCGAGATGCTCGGCGCCATCCTGCGCGCCGCCGAGGACCGCATCACGGCCGAGCAGGCCGACGCCCAACGCGCCCGCGGCGAGTCCGACACTGTTGCCACCGCTACGGAGCCGCCCAACGGCGGAGGAGAGCCGCAGACGACGGAGGCCATGCGGCCGACGGCAGGGTAG